The DNA window GCGATGGAGCAGCCAGTTGGTGAGCCGCACGATCGGGCGGCCTTCGGCTTCCGCCTTGAGCTGGTCGATGGCATCGGCGGGCTCGTCGAGACTCACGGCGCTCACCGACACCTCCTCCTCGACGTTGATGATGCTCGAGAGCACCTCGTTCATCGAGGAGTCGATGTCGTAGAAGCGCTCGATCGCCTGAAGGATCGAGGAAGGCGTGGCCAGCACCGGCTGGATGAACATGCCGCTGTGAAAGCGCAGGTCCTCGAGGGCCGCGACGTTGAGCGGGTCGGCCATGGCCACCTTGAGCGTGCGCTTGCCCTCGACGTCGAAAGGCATCGCGAGATACTTGCGCGCCAGATCTTCCTTCACGTATTGGAGGACCTGCTCGTCCACCACCACTTCGTTGAGGTCGACGAGTGGAAGGCCGAGCTGACGCTGCAGGTACTCGAGCAGCACGTCCTCGGTGATCAATCCGAGCTGGATCAGGGTGGCGCCAAGCAACTGGCCGGTCTTGCGCTGTTCCTCGACGGCGGTCTGGAGATCCTGTGCGGAGATCAGATTCTCTTCGAGCAGCAGATCTCCGAGTCGCTTGTGCTCTTTGGCCATCCTGGGCTCCACGGGCGCGGGCGATGAGCGGGCGTGTCGGATTTATCGGCGCGTTCGAAGCGGTCGTTGACCGTGATTCGACGTGCCCGAGCGGTCCGCGTCGCGCGGGTGAACGCGCTCGCCGGCACCACCGATCGGGCCGTGCAATCTGCACGATCCTTCGCAGCCGGAACGGTTGGCAGCGGATGATCGCGATGCTAGGTTCCGCTTCATGGTGGATCATCCGGTGGAATCCATGCCGCGCGACGAGGCCGAGCCCGCCTCCGACGAACTGCTGCACATCCTGACCGCCCACGGTCAGCGGAACGCGGAAGCGTTTCGCGCCGCGAGCAACCTCAACGAGCTGTTGAAGGCCGCGACCCGGCAGATCCGGCGGGTGGTGGACGCGGAACGGGTGCGGATCTGGGTGGCGCGCCGGGGGGGCATGCGGCTCGAGACCCGCGAGTTCGGCCCGGGCGACGCGCCGCCGATCCACATCCGCATCCAGCGAGGCGAAGGGCTGGCGGGCTGGTGCCTCGAGCAGGGACAGCCCCTGAGGCTCGGCGCCGGCGACGCGCGCCCGACGTTGCGCGGCGTGGTGCCGGAGTTCCGCACCGCGCTGGTGGTGCCACTCTTTCGCCGCGGCGAGGCGTTCGGCGTGATCGAATGCCTCGACAAGCGCGGCGGCGAGGACTTCGTCGTCGCCGATCTCGAGCGGCTCGACGTCGCCAGCGAGCAGGTGGCGTTCGCCCTCGACAACGCGCTGCTGTTCGAAGAGACCGAGCGCCGCGCGCTCGAGAAAGACGTGCTGCTGGAAGTCTCGCGCACGCTCTCGGCGCCGCTCGACCTCGACGAGGTGTTCGAGGCGATCTTCCGGGGCCTGCGCGAGGTGGTCTCGTTCGACGGGGCGGCCATCTATCTGGTCAACAAGACCACGCAGGCGCTCGAGCCGGTGGCCGCCATCGGATATCCGCAGGGCTCCGAAGAGGCGTTTCGACTGCAGGTCGGCCAGGGCATCGTCGGCTGGGTGGCGAAGACCGGGGAGCCGGTGATCGTGCCCGACGTGAAGCGCGACCGTCGTTACATCGCCGCTCGGCCCCAGACGCGCAGCGAGCTGGCGGCGCCGCTCATCCTCCAGGGGCGCACGCTGGGCGTCTTCAATCTCGAGCGCGATCTCGAGGATGCCTATCACGATGGACATCTCGAGTTGCTGATGGCGTTCGCGTCGCAGGCGGCGGTGGCGATCGAGCGCGCGCGCCTGACGCGCGAGCTGCTCGAGCGCCGTCGGCTCGAGAAGGAGCTGGCGATCGCGCGCGAGATCCAGCTCTCGTTCCTGCCGTCCGCCTCGCCGGTGCTCCAGGGCTACGACCTGGCGGGGGCGACGCGCCCGCACGACCAGGTGGGCGGCGACTACTACGATTTCATTCAGGTGTCGGATTCACGCCTCGGCCTCGCGATCGCCGACGTGTCGGGCAAGGGGATTCCCGCCGCGCTGCTGATGGCCGGCTTCCGCATGAGCCTGCTCGCCGAAATCCGCAACGAATTCGCGATCCGGGCGGTGATGCGCAAGGTCAACACCCTGCTCCACGAGAGCACCGAACGCGACCGATTCGTCACCTCGTTCTATGGCGTCCTCGATTTCCGGAACCACGTGCTGATCTTCTCCAATGCCGGTCACGATCCGCCCATCCTGATGCGCGCCGACGGCACCACCGAGCTGCTGGTCGAGGGCGGAGTGGCCCTGGGCGTGCTGCCCGACGCTCGCTACGACGAGCGTCCGGTCGCGCTGCGTCCCGGCGACGTGCTGGTGATGTACACCGACGGAATCTCGGAAGCCGAATCCGCCAGCGGCGAGCAGTTCGGCACCCGGCGCCTCGAGGACGTGGTGCGCGCGCACGCCGATCGCTCCGCCGCGCAGATCCTGGAGCAGATCGAGAAGGCGGTGGTGGACTGGGCGGGCGAGCGCGGTCCGAGCGACGACCTCACGCTGGTGGTGCTGAAGGCGCGCCCGGCGCCCGAGGCGAGTCCGGCGGCGGCTCCATCGCGCCCGTGAGGCGCGCGGCTTCCAGCGTGCGCACGAATTTCAGCACTTCGCGGCCGTGCCGGCGCACGCCGACTCGCGTCCAGATCGCGCGCACCACTCCGTGGCGGTCGGCCAGGAACGTGGTGCGGCGAAACAGGTCGATCTTCCAGCCGCCAATTCCCAGTTCGCGCATGACATGGAACTCGCGCCCCGCGAGCCGGCGCTCGTCCGACAGCAGGGGATAGGGAAGCTGGAGTCGAGCGGCCCAGTCACGGCAGCTCTCGATCGAATCGGTGGTGACGCCGGCGATCGTCGCGCCCGCGGCGCGGAAGTGTTCATGGAGCGCGCGAAACTCGCGCATCTCGATCACTCAGCCGGGAGTTCCATTGCGGAGATAGAAGAACAGCACCAGCGGGCCGAGTCCCACCCGCCCGCGCAGGCGGAACGGCCCACCGTCCGAGCTCGCCAGCTCCAGATCGGGCAGCTCGTGATCGAGCAGGTCCTCGGGTCGTGCGCGGCTCCCCATCGGGGTCACGGTACCGGCGGTCTGGAGCGAGAGCAACCTCGCGCTTCAAGCGCCACTTGAAGCGCCGAGTCTTGATTCGGCCCGGCAATCCCGATAGTCTGCGACGCGGTGCATCTCACCCACCCGGAGCCCGCGCTTGCATTTCGATCCGCAGCTGCTCTTGCTGCTGCCCGTCCTGGTATTCAGCGTCGTGGTGCACGAATGCGCCCACGGGCTGGTGGCTCTGTGGTGCGGTGACACGACCGCGCGAGATCGGGGCCGCCTGACACTCATGCCGTTCGCCCACCTCGATCCGGTGGGATCGCTCCTGCTTCCCGGCCTGCTGGTGCTGGTGCGGGCGCCGTTCGTGTTCGGCTGGGCGAAGCCGGTTCCGGTGGACCACAGCCGGCTGCGCGATCTGCGCAACGATCCGGTCAAGGTGGCGCTGGCGGGGCCGGCCTCCAACTTTCTGCTGGCCTTGCTGTTCGCCGGTCTGGTTCGCGTGGCGCCAGAACCGGCTTCCGCCGGCCGCTCGGCCTGGGCGGCGTGGGCCTCGCCGCTGGCGACGATCGGGCTGGCGGGGGTCCTCTGGAACGTCACGATCGGGCTCTTCAACCTGATTCCGATTCCGCCTCTCGACGGTTCGTGGGTGCTGATGCGATTCCTGAGACTCCGGCAGATCCTGCTGCTCCAGCAGTTCCGCCTCCTCGGCATCCTGTTGATCCTGGTGGCGCTCTCGTCGCCGCAAGTGTCGGAGGTCGTGCTGCGCAGGCCGGTGCTCGCCATCTCGAAGGCTCTGCTCGAGCTGTGGGGCGTCCCGGCGAGGGAGCTGACGCTGTGAGCCGCGGCCGGATCCTTTCAGGCATGCGGCCCACCGGACGACTGCATCTCGGCAATTTTGTCGGAGCGCTCGAGAACTGGGTGCGCCTGCAGGACGAGGGCTGGGAAAACTTCCACATGGTGGCCGACTGGCACATGCTCACCACCGGCTACGAAGACACCTCGCGGCTTCAGTCCGACATCCACGAGATGGTGGTGGACTGGCTCGCGGCCGGGATCGATCCCAAACGAAGCGTGATCTTCGTTCAATCGGCGGTGAAGGAGCATGCCGAGCTGCATCTGCTGTTCTCGATGCTGGTGAGCAAGGCGCGACTCGAGCGGATTCCCACGCTGAAGGAGCAGATTCGCGACCTGCATCTCGACGAACAGACGATTTCGTACGGACACCTCGGCTATTCGGTGCTGCAGGCCGCCGATATCCTCCTCTACCGCGCCACCCACGTGCCGGTGGGCGAGGACCAGGTGCCGCACGTCGAGCTGACTCGCGAGATCGCGCGGCGCTTCAACTTCGTGTACTGCCGCGATCGCGATCCGGTGTTTCCCGAACCCGAGCCGCAGCTCACGGCGTTTCCACGCCTGCGCGGGCTGGACGGGCAGCGCATGAGCAAGTCGGTGGGCAACACCATCCTGCTCGCCGACTCCCCGGACGCGATCGCCGCCCGGGTGAAGCAGGCCTACACCGATCCGAAGAAGATCCGCGCCAACGACCCGGGCCGCCCCGAAGCCGATCCCGCCGACGGCCATCCGGGCTGCGTGGTGTGGGAGTACCATCGCAAGTTCAACGCCGCGAACGCGCAGGACATCGCGCGGCGTTGCCGGGCGGGCGAGCTGGCGTGCGTGCCCGACAAGCGGGACCTGAGCGGGATCCTGAGCGCCGCGCTCGCGCCGATTCGCGAGCGCCGCGCGAAGTACGAAGCCGACCCGGACCTGGTGCGCGAGATCATCGCCGACGGCAATGCGCGCGCGCATCGGGTCGCGGCCGAGACCATGTCGAAGGTGCGCGAGGCAATGAAGCTGAGCGCCCCGGTGGGAGAGCGGACCCGATGAACGAGTCGAACTCCGAAGCTCCCGCGCCCCGCAATACCGTGACCGTCAAGCTCGCCCGGTTCGAGGGGCCGCTCGATCTGCTGCTGCATCTCATCAAACGTGACGAGATCGACATCTACGACATTCCGATCTCGCACATCACGCAGCAATACCTGGCCTACATCGAGCTGATGCGCGCGCTCGATCTCGACGTGGCCGGCGAGTTCCTGGTGATGGCGGCGACGCTGATGCGCATCAAGGCCAAGATGCTGCTGCCTCTGCCGGCGATGGGCGAGGAGGAAGAGGAAGGGGATCCGCGCGAGGAGCTGGTGCAGCGGCTGGTCGAGTACCGCCAGTACAAGGAGGCCGCCACCACCCTCAAGTCGCGCGAGGAGGAGCGGCGGCTCCTGTTCGAGCGGGGCATGGTGCCCGGCGACGACGAGATGGGGCCGCTGCCGCTGGCGCCGGCGTCGCTGTTCGACCTGCTCGATGCCTTGAACCGCGTGATGTCGCGCGTCCCCGAGCCGGTGGTGTACGAGGTCCAGGGCGAGATCTACGACGTCGAGGAGAAGATGTCGCTGATCGCGAGCCTGGTGGCCGAGCGCGGTCAGCTCTCGTTCACCGAGCTGCTGCTGCGCTGCCGGGTGCGCGCCGAGATGATCGTCACCTTCATGGCCCTGCTGGAACTCATCAAGCTCGGGCAGGTGCGTGTGGTGCAGGCCGAGAACTTCGCCGACATCACGCTGCTGTCCCGGGCCGAGGAAGGAAGTGAGACCCATGCCACCGTCGAACCTGCTGGCGGCAACTGAAGCGCTGCTGTTCTCATCGGATCAGCCTCTCCCGCTGAGCCTGCTCTGCGAGTCGCTCGAGGCCGCGCCCGAAGAGGTGGCGGCGGCGCTCCAGAAGCTCGGCGAGGACTACGCGGCGCGTGATGCCGGCATCGAGCTGCGCGAGATCGCGGGCGGCCACATGCTGGTGACCACCGCCGCTCAGTCCGAGTGGGTCGGCCGGCTGCTGCGCGGCAAGAAGCGGATGCGGCTCTCGCGCGCCGCGCTCGAGACCATGGCGATCATCGCTTACAAGCAGCCGGTGACGAAAACCGAGGTCGAATCCATTCGCGGCGTGGATTCGAGCGCCGTGCTCGGCACCCTGCTCGAGCGCACCCTGGTCACGATTCGCGGTCGCTCGAAGGTGGTCGGCCGGCCGCTGCTTTACGGCACGACCCAGGAATTCCTCGACTACTTCGGGCTCAAGGACCTCAGCGAGCTGCCGCGGCCCGAGGAGCTTCGGGCGCTGGTCGCGGCGCGCGAGCCCGAGCAGCTCGACATGATGGAACTGGAGGTCGTCTCGCAGGTCGCCACCGATCTCGCCGCCGGAGAGGCCGCCGGGAGCGGCTTCCTGCGCCATGAAGTGGAGCCGCTCGAGGAGCTCGAGAACGAGTCCCCGAGCGCGGCGGAGAACGACGAGGCCGAGTCGGCGTCGCCTCCTCCGCTGGCCGCGGAACTCGAGCCCTGAGGTCATCGGTGCGCCTCAACAAGTTGCTTGCCTCGCGCGGCATCGGCGCGCGGCGCAAGTGCGACGCGCTCATCCAGGCGGGCAAGGTGCGCGTCAACGGCGAGGTGGTCACCGAGCCGGGGCGCGCGATCGAGCCCCAACGGGACCGGATCGAGGTCGAGGGCCGTCCGCTGCCCGGCCCGGCGCCCGCTCGCTACTACATGCTCCACAAACCGGTCGGCGTGATCTCGA is part of the Candidatus Sulfotelmatobacter sp. genome and encodes:
- a CDS encoding SpoIIE family protein phosphatase, which codes for MPRDEAEPASDELLHILTAHGQRNAEAFRAASNLNELLKAATRQIRRVVDAERVRIWVARRGGMRLETREFGPGDAPPIHIRIQRGEGLAGWCLEQGQPLRLGAGDARPTLRGVVPEFRTALVVPLFRRGEAFGVIECLDKRGGEDFVVADLERLDVASEQVAFALDNALLFEETERRALEKDVLLEVSRTLSAPLDLDEVFEAIFRGLREVVSFDGAAIYLVNKTTQALEPVAAIGYPQGSEEAFRLQVGQGIVGWVAKTGEPVIVPDVKRDRRYIAARPQTRSELAAPLILQGRTLGVFNLERDLEDAYHDGHLELLMAFASQAAVAIERARLTRELLERRRLEKELAIAREIQLSFLPSASPVLQGYDLAGATRPHDQVGGDYYDFIQVSDSRLGLAIADVSGKGIPAALLMAGFRMSLLAEIRNEFAIRAVMRKVNTLLHESTERDRFVTSFYGVLDFRNHVLIFSNAGHDPPILMRADGTTELLVEGGVALGVLPDARYDERPVALRPGDVLVMYTDGISEAESASGEQFGTRRLEDVVRAHADRSAAQILEQIEKAVVDWAGERGPSDDLTLVVLKARPAPEASPAAAPSRP
- a CDS encoding peroxiredoxin, whose protein sequence is MREFRALHEHFRAAGATIAGVTTDSIESCRDWAARLQLPYPLLSDERRLAGREFHVMRELGIGGWKIDLFRRTTFLADRHGVVRAIWTRVGVRRHGREVLKFVRTLEAARLTGAMEPPPDSPRAPGAPSAPPA
- a CDS encoding site-2 protease family protein — encoded protein: MHFDPQLLLLLPVLVFSVVVHECAHGLVALWCGDTTARDRGRLTLMPFAHLDPVGSLLLPGLLVLVRAPFVFGWAKPVPVDHSRLRDLRNDPVKVALAGPASNFLLALLFAGLVRVAPEPASAGRSAWAAWASPLATIGLAGVLWNVTIGLFNLIPIPPLDGSWVLMRFLRLRQILLLQQFRLLGILLILVALSSPQVSEVVLRRPVLAISKALLELWGVPARELTL
- the trpS gene encoding tryptophan--tRNA ligase, encoding MSRGRILSGMRPTGRLHLGNFVGALENWVRLQDEGWENFHMVADWHMLTTGYEDTSRLQSDIHEMVVDWLAAGIDPKRSVIFVQSAVKEHAELHLLFSMLVSKARLERIPTLKEQIRDLHLDEQTISYGHLGYSVLQAADILLYRATHVPVGEDQVPHVELTREIARRFNFVYCRDRDPVFPEPEPQLTAFPRLRGLDGQRMSKSVGNTILLADSPDAIAARVKQAYTDPKKIRANDPGRPEADPADGHPGCVVWEYHRKFNAANAQDIARRCRAGELACVPDKRDLSGILSAALAPIRERRAKYEADPDLVREIIADGNARAHRVAAETMSKVREAMKLSAPVGERTR
- a CDS encoding segregation/condensation protein A; amino-acid sequence: MNESNSEAPAPRNTVTVKLARFEGPLDLLLHLIKRDEIDIYDIPISHITQQYLAYIELMRALDLDVAGEFLVMAATLMRIKAKMLLPLPAMGEEEEEGDPREELVQRLVEYRQYKEAATTLKSREEERRLLFERGMVPGDDEMGPLPLAPASLFDLLDALNRVMSRVPEPVVYEVQGEIYDVEEKMSLIASLVAERGQLSFTELLLRCRVRAEMIVTFMALLELIKLGQVRVVQAENFADITLLSRAEEGSETHATVEPAGGN
- the scpB gene encoding SMC-Scp complex subunit ScpB, with the protein product MPPSNLLAATEALLFSSDQPLPLSLLCESLEAAPEEVAAALQKLGEDYAARDAGIELREIAGGHMLVTTAAQSEWVGRLLRGKKRMRLSRAALETMAIIAYKQPVTKTEVESIRGVDSSAVLGTLLERTLVTIRGRSKVVGRPLLYGTTQEFLDYFGLKDLSELPRPEELRALVAAREPEQLDMMELEVVSQVATDLAAGEAAGSGFLRHEVEPLEELENESPSAAENDEAESASPPPLAAELEP